One Aspergillus oryzae RIB40 DNA, chromosome 2 genomic window carries:
- a CDS encoding uncharacterized protein (predicted protein), translating to MARRFGLSNPQVVMTSKRETGTPQCMFQSGKRCYIWNEMDDMVWQITKPVGVMAILRTMVTKGEKALKVKEVEPAEDYNDEDDNDTPAAFVVKRRQGKVQSFSSGLVRRGIGQAKLPQGPGALCSTGPCTI from the exons ATGGCGAGGAGGTTCGGCTTATCAAACCCTCAGGTTGTCATGACCTCCAAGCGGGAAACGGGTACTCCTCAGTGTATGTTCCAGTCAGGCAAGCGATGCTACATTTGGAACGAGATGGATGACATGGTCTGGCAAATCACCAAGCCTGTAGGAGTGATGGCCATACTCCGCACCATGGTCACAAAGGGGGAGAAAGCTTTGAAAGTGAAGGAAGTTGAGCCAGCTGAGGATTacaacgatgaagatgacaatGA TACGCCCGCTGCGTTTGTTGTCAAGAGGCGCCAGGGGAAGGTTCAAAGTTTTTCCTCGGGGCTAGTTCGGCGGGGCATAGGGCAAGCAAAGCTGCCACAGGGTCCTGGAGCCTTGTGCTCGACCGGGCCCTGTACTATATAA
- a CDS encoding uncharacterized protein (predicted protein), with protein MADAGEMLMGPLGRELLWAYCFALDVAVADVGKDVLALIGLVYKYLQRGYDCYDRDRHSETRSCYYCCQSPEPGNRSDFGLEYRPILCHQRKSSLTKHSEP; from the exons ATGGCCGATGCCGGCGAAATGCTTATGGGTCCACTCGGCCGGGAACTGCT TTGGGCTTATTGTTTCGCTCTTGATGTCGCTGTCGCGGACGTTGGCAAAGATGTCCTGGCTCTCATTGGCCT CGTTTATAAGTATCTTCAGCGCGGTTATGATTGCTATGATCGCGATCGGCATTCAGAAACCAGGAGCTGTTACTACTGCTGTCAATCACCCGAGCCTGGTAACCGGAGTGACTTCGGCCTTGAATATCGCCCTATCCTATG CCACCAGAGGAAGTCAAGTCTGACCAAACATAGCGAGCCATAA